gaaTTTGACCTTCAAGCAGGACTGTCACAGGGACAAGCGAGGCTGGGAAAAGTGGCAAGGTGCAAGGACTGGTGAGGTTAAGGATGTTAAGGGTAAAATGTGGGGAGAACAATGTAACGAGATGGCCCTATGAGGCGTATCCTCCCGGGCGTAATAAATTCATTCATTTCGTTTAGGGCTGGGGTATTGGATGGGAAACGGGCAACGGGCAACGGGCAACGACCAATAAGAAAGCTTGGAAGACAGTTACAGCGATGGGACCAGATGTCAAGTGGGTTTCGTCAGCAAGATGGAATGTCGATGGAAACGTGTGGACATCGTCGGGTGTGAGTATTCCCCTCTAGAGCTTTTGACATAATGGATATGCTAACAAGGCTGGGGCAGGTTACTTCTGGCTTGGATCTAATCTTCGCCTTTATTGAAGAGATTTATGGCGCGACTTATGCAAAGGACCTTCAGGGGACGATTGAGTTCATGAGAGTGGATGATGCGTGCGATGATCCTTTCGCTGAGGTGCATGACATTCCACCCAGTGGTGACTGTAGACTGGTATAAGTGCATAGCAGCGATTATTGTATTCGGCCCGTCTATTCTAGATTATTCGCTAGTTCTTTCGTCAAGCCCATAACTCCCAAGTCTCAACCACGACTCCTTCAACACAAATTACGTCAGCTCTAGTGCGCTACTAGAAACATCAGACATCAGACGGCTTTCCTTCCTCCGCATTCTAATCATCTTGCGAACAGAACCCGCAGTATACATTGCAAATACAATGATACTGACAACAGCATAGGCAATGATCAGACCCGTAGAAGCACCTGATAACTGCAGACCAATCCCACCATTAACGATCCCAATTATCATCAAAGCCCGGCCGTACCAGAGATGGGCGTGGCTAACGGCGGTTCGTCGTTCGTATCTGAGGTAGTTCTTGTGATGCCACCATCCTAGGATTGGCTGTATAATCATGAGGATGCATACAATGGTGCCGAGCTGGACATGAGGTTCGGTGAACCACTAAACACGAGTTAGCAAGTATTGTCGTTCAAAGAACAATTGTTGGAATACATACGTCTCCGCCGCGGTCGGCAGCAATCTTGCCGACACCAAAGCCAACCCACATGCCGATAAACATAATTATCTGCCATGAAGCATGAACAAGCCACTTCCCCAGCAACGGCATCAATAGGGAACCGATGGGAAATCCTAGTAGGAAAACGACGGACATAATGACACCATGAATCGTGCCAGTATGGtcctcaccaccaccgccaccgGCAACAGCGTCGTTGCTGGAGCCTGAGCTAGGCTGAGTATTCGACTTGTTGGTAAAAGGGTTGCTGTTCGAAGTTATGAATGCTTTTGAAAGGTCGACTGAGAAACCGTCGGTGCCGTCGTGCTCGTCGAAGACAGCACTGACATCGGTCGTGTCCAAAGCACTACCAGTCCTCCAAGCACTGATCCAGTCACTAGACCCTTTCAAGTCCAAAGTACCTAGGTCACCACATTCTATATTTGCCACCATCGTTTTATTCGAGACGCCGCTtccttcaagaagcttgacaGAACTCATGCGGCTATACTCAGGCATATTATGGCCATGCCCCTTTCTCGTGCTCAAGGTAACATTCCCAGAACCGTCTTGATAAACGACGAACATTGTAGAGCCGCTCATGCGGTCTCCGGTTCCGAGGGCGATCCATTGGTAATCGGTGGGAGCTTCGAGTCGTAGGAATAACGTGTCAGAGCTTGACGTggctgttgaagatggcacgCCCCAGCTGTAACAAATCTTGCTAGAATCTCCATCGCAGTAGGACACTGGAGATGCTGATGTCTTTCCAGCGACTAGATAAGAAGGTTTATGAGATCCTGCCTAATGCTGCATTTTTTGAGCAGTCAGGGGGTCTTACTTAGC
This window of the Fusarium oxysporum f. sp. lycopersici 4287 supercont2.30 genomic scaffold, whole genome shotgun sequence genome carries:
- a CDS encoding uncharacterized protein (At least one base has a quality score < 10) gives rise to the protein MKLTPTKAIVGALALIAGKTSASPVSYCDGDSSKICYSWGVPSSTATSSSDTLFLRLEAPTDYQWIALGTGDRMSGSTMFVVYQDGSGNVTLSTRKGHGHNMPEYSRMSSVKLLEGSGVSNKTMVANIECGDLGTLDLKGSSDWISAWRTGSALDTTDVSAVFDEHDGTDGFSVDLSKAFITSNSNPFTNKSNTQPSSGSSNDAVAGGGGGEDHTGTIHGVIMSVVFLLGFPIGSLLMPLLGKWLVHASWQIIMFIGMWVGFGVGKIAADRGGDWFTEPHVQLGTIVCILMIIQPILGWWHHKNYLRYERRTAVSHAHLWYGRALMIIGIVNGGIGLQLSGASTGLIIAYAVVSIIVFAMYTAGSVRKMIRMRRKESRLMSDVSSSALELT